Proteins encoded in a region of the Candidatus Paceibacterota bacterium genome:
- a CDS encoding NUDIX domain-containing protein — protein MKVKIRQAQVFVTGKKVRLAIKSHLFSKWINSLDSSFTVRRIEIQSVDTVTRNSKEEVLFLKIKANIVDSRGRFLPGIVFLRGDSVGIFILLHTPKTEYVVLIESNLPAIGERRYPQLPAGMMDKETDVIQVALREMAEETNLDPAEGVMTYLTHIYPSPGACDEMIHLILHEQTMSERKVKNLQGKKTGLAGEHEHLTLKVVELDDLCGCTSDVKAHSAYLMYLKIKKERNKHENY, from the coding sequence ATGAAAGTAAAAATTAGACAAGCACAGGTATTTGTTACAGGAAAAAAAGTCAGACTAGCAATAAAGTCGCATCTATTTTCTAAATGGATAAATTCTCTCGACTCATCGTTTACTGTTCGTCGGATTGAAATTCAATCTGTTGATACTGTTACACGAAACTCGAAGGAAGAGGTTCTTTTTTTGAAAATAAAAGCTAACATTGTGGATTCACGGGGCCGTTTTCTTCCAGGAATAGTTTTTCTGCGAGGGGATTCGGTCGGGATTTTTATTCTTCTCCACACACCGAAAACAGAATATGTCGTCTTGATTGAAAGTAACTTGCCGGCTATCGGTGAGCGCAGGTACCCACAATTGCCAGCAGGCATGATGGATAAGGAAACTGACGTCATACAGGTAGCCTTGCGAGAAATGGCAGAAGAGACCAATCTCGATCCTGCAGAAGGTGTCATGACATATTTAACTCACATTTACCCTTCGCCTGGCGCGTGCGATGAGATGATTCATCTCATTCTTCACGAACAAACGATGAGTGAAAGGAAAGTTAAAAATTTGCAAGGCAAGAAAACAGGTCTCGCAGGAGAGCACGAACATCTCACTTTAAAAGTGGTGGAGCTCGATGACCTGTGTGGCTGTACATCGGATGTCAAAGCCCATTCGGCCTATCTCATGTACTTAAAAATAAAAAAAGAAAGGAACAAACATGAAAACTATTGA